A section of the Roseivirga sp. BDSF3-8 genome encodes:
- a CDS encoding tetratricopeptide repeat protein, which produces MSKFCLFLFFFSFLFIAPSVAQVVDSLPDMENMLNQGWAYLDGASYEKALQTFDQVVREEPRNVEGYFGRAFALEQLGRGAEARIAYLTVLALDEKHYEARFYLGLQYHQAGLYDEAIKTLSTLVDQQPPLTNSIMYEVSSTNGGIEGVHTLAGRNDLILYHRARSYRMANMYDEAVRDIERAYRQAPQRPEYLHEKALIREAEGNKDAAAGIYRDILIAYPAYTEAMYNLTRLTSEGSGDSGAARQAYGKVIESDSNAVEAWASRGILHFDQQQYEKAEYDFKQALLLNDGDEQNWINHGMAQEKLGHFMEAIRDFEKALNLDPQNLTAMLHLGNAYLKQRMHRKALRQYEDLLELTPEHSGAAYNKAIALYNLGQKGSACRALNVAEGHGADVAPNLRKRVCGG; this is translated from the coding sequence ATGTCGAAATTTTGTCTATTCCTGTTCTTCTTTTCCTTCCTTTTTATAGCGCCATCGGTGGCGCAGGTGGTTGATAGTCTGCCTGATATGGAGAATATGCTGAATCAGGGCTGGGCGTATCTGGATGGGGCTTCCTATGAAAAAGCCCTCCAAACTTTTGACCAGGTGGTGCGTGAAGAACCCAGAAACGTTGAAGGATATTTTGGAAGAGCGTTTGCCCTCGAGCAATTAGGCCGTGGGGCCGAGGCCCGTATAGCCTACCTTACCGTTCTTGCATTGGACGAAAAGCACTATGAAGCCCGTTTTTACCTCGGTCTCCAGTACCACCAAGCCGGCCTTTATGATGAGGCCATCAAAACACTCTCCACCCTTGTAGACCAGCAGCCTCCGCTCACTAATAGCATTATGTACGAAGTGAGCAGTACCAATGGAGGAATAGAGGGTGTGCATACCCTTGCCGGACGAAATGACCTCATTTTATATCACCGGGCCAGGAGCTACCGCATGGCCAACATGTATGATGAGGCTGTAAGGGATATTGAAAGGGCCTATCGCCAGGCACCGCAGCGTCCCGAATATTTGCACGAAAAAGCATTAATAAGAGAAGCCGAAGGCAATAAAGATGCAGCTGCGGGAATCTACCGGGATATACTTATTGCTTATCCGGCCTACACTGAAGCTATGTATAACCTGACCCGGCTCACTAGCGAAGGCTCAGGGGATTCAGGCGCCGCAAGGCAGGCCTATGGAAAAGTGATAGAAAGCGACAGTAACGCGGTAGAAGCGTGGGCTAGTCGTGGAATTCTTCACTTTGATCAGCAGCAGTATGAAAAGGCAGAGTATGACTTTAAGCAAGCCTTGCTTCTGAATGACGGGGACGAACAGAATTGGATAAATCATGGTATGGCCCAGGAAAAACTGGGACATTTTATGGAAGCCATAAGGGACTTTGAGAAGGCCCTGAATCTGGACCCCCAGAACCTCACCGCTATGCTGCACCTGGGGAATGCCTACCTTAAGCAACGGATGCATCGTAAGGCACTGAGACAATACGAGGACCTGCTCGAGTTGACTCCGGAGCATAGCGGAGCTGCCTATAATAAGGCCATTGCACTCTATAACCTTGGCCAGAAGGGTAGCGCTTGCCGTGCACTGAATGTCGCAGAAGGCCACGGGGCAGATGTAGCTCCCAATTTAAGAAAAAGAGTATGTGGTGGCTGA
- a CDS encoding 7TM diverse intracellular signaling domain-containing protein produces the protein MRYLSVIFYLLLSLFAASSCASPSSNEVERLNLAPFISYYPDSSVVVSLDEVTSGRLDSTFITLDKTSPAFGFADYPVWIRIDPAFYKKQVDDPVIQLEYALIQHVWFYTLSAEGEWQESHQGYEVVHGNSDRNQYYSIGLAKVHQTTPVYLKIRSSGSLRVPLFVSSASRINTNANNRSLVFGLYFGALLMMVLYNLFLYSALRDTNYIYYCLFITSNIIAQWVYSGYMHFEWPIFTSRLWQNHLSTSILITTLFATLFTIHFLNTSRFAKKMHKPLVILAWVCGVVGLLSPFLGYRLALLSMMFTVAIGPLLIWVASIITLRNKNKSARYYLGGWTVYLLCSTVVSLQAAQLLPEGTLADNFVRLGAVIEALLLSLALADRIQILRREKEEARARLIKNVRENEQNAQKQNQLLEQMVDERTRELQDKQEEVLTQAKVIEEQNVRLYKHSEELESLVKKRTRALAESNLELVKQNVRLEQYAYITSHNLRGPLANLMGVLNVFDRDDLSNPVNRDCIRHLDKATDNLEAVIKDLNKILNLKNDLSQVYETIELEPFISNLVDRTTTAFHQKEVNVYLELEEGLMMTTIPTYLYSILYNLISNSIKYRALDRPTKITIGTHSINGKLEIFVEDNGLGIDMDRFGDKLFGLYQRFHLHREGKGIGLHLVKTQTEILRGSITVDSKQGKGTRFSLVFDKSPELPCVDKEKRERQ, from the coding sequence GTGAGGTATTTATCTGTTATTTTTTACTTGCTGCTTTCGCTTTTTGCAGCCTCCTCTTGTGCCAGCCCCTCCTCAAATGAGGTTGAAAGGTTAAATTTAGCCCCTTTTATAAGTTATTATCCCGATAGTAGCGTTGTAGTTTCCCTCGATGAAGTCACCTCTGGAAGACTCGACTCCACTTTTATCACATTAGACAAAACCTCTCCAGCATTCGGTTTTGCAGATTATCCGGTATGGATCAGAATAGATCCTGCTTTCTACAAAAAGCAGGTTGATGACCCTGTCATTCAACTCGAGTATGCCCTTATTCAGCATGTCTGGTTTTACACACTATCTGCTGAGGGAGAATGGCAAGAAAGTCACCAGGGCTATGAGGTAGTACACGGCAATTCGGATCGCAATCAGTACTATAGCATAGGTCTTGCTAAAGTGCACCAAACTACTCCTGTGTATCTGAAGATCCGATCAAGCGGGTCTCTGAGGGTTCCGCTTTTCGTCAGTAGTGCCTCTCGCATTAATACCAATGCCAATAACCGTAGTCTCGTTTTCGGGCTATACTTTGGTGCACTGCTTATGATGGTGCTTTATAACCTTTTCCTATATTCTGCCCTTAGAGACACAAACTACATTTATTATTGTCTCTTCATAACTTCCAATATTATCGCTCAGTGGGTTTACAGTGGCTATATGCACTTTGAATGGCCTATCTTTACCAGCAGGCTGTGGCAAAATCATCTGAGTACCTCTATACTTATTACTACTCTTTTTGCCACCTTGTTCACTATCCACTTTCTCAACACCAGCCGTTTTGCCAAAAAGATGCATAAGCCCCTAGTAATTTTGGCATGGGTATGTGGTGTAGTCGGTTTGTTAAGTCCCTTTCTCGGCTATCGGCTTGCCTTGCTCAGTATGATGTTTACTGTGGCCATAGGCCCGCTTCTCATCTGGGTAGCTAGTATCATCACATTGCGTAATAAGAACAAATCTGCCCGGTATTATCTGGGAGGCTGGACTGTATACCTGCTATGTTCCACAGTTGTCAGTCTACAGGCCGCGCAATTACTTCCGGAAGGCACCTTGGCAGATAACTTTGTCAGATTAGGGGCTGTTATTGAAGCTCTCCTCCTTTCCCTGGCCCTTGCTGATAGAATTCAGATACTGCGCCGCGAAAAAGAAGAGGCCAGGGCGAGGCTTATTAAAAACGTGCGCGAAAATGAGCAGAATGCTCAAAAACAAAACCAGCTACTTGAGCAAATGGTAGATGAGCGTACCAGAGAGTTGCAGGATAAACAGGAGGAAGTACTCACCCAGGCAAAAGTGATAGAGGAACAGAATGTTCGCCTTTACAAACACTCCGAAGAACTGGAAAGCCTGGTAAAGAAACGTACCCGGGCTTTGGCCGAGTCTAACCTGGAGCTGGTTAAGCAAAACGTCCGGCTGGAGCAGTACGCGTATATCACCTCTCACAACCTTCGCGGCCCCCTCGCCAACCTCATGGGGGTTCTGAATGTATTTGACCGTGATGACCTTTCAAACCCCGTAAACCGTGATTGTATAAGGCACCTGGACAAGGCGACAGATAACCTCGAAGCCGTCATTAAGGATCTTAACAAGATACTGAATCTTAAAAATGATCTTAGTCAGGTATATGAAACTATCGAGCTTGAGCCATTTATCTCCAACCTGGTAGATCGTACCACTACCGCCTTTCATCAGAAGGAAGTGAATGTATATCTTGAACTGGAAGAAGGGCTGATGATGACCACTATTCCAACCTACCTGTACAGTATTCTTTATAACCTGATAAGCAATAGCATTAAGTACAGAGCCCTGGATCGACCTACAAAAATCACTATAGGCACCCATAGTATCAATGGTAAACTGGAGATATTTGTAGAGGATAATGGCCTCGGTATAGATATGGACAGGTTTGGGGATAAGCTTTTTGGGCTGTATCAACGCTTTCACCTCCACCGGGAGGGGAAAGGCATAGGGCTCCACCTCGTAAAAACCCAGACAGAAATATTGAGAGGTAGTATTACGGTAGATAGCAAGCAGGGAAAGGGAACACGATTCAGTCTGGTTTTTGATAAGTCACCCGAATTGCCCTGTGTTGATAAAGAAAAAAGAGAAAGGCAGTAG